The proteins below come from a single Papaver somniferum cultivar HN1 chromosome 11, ASM357369v1, whole genome shotgun sequence genomic window:
- the LOC113320228 gene encoding probable WRKY transcription factor 41, whose translation MVENINMDQKAPWLIKEIIQARELVMELQTHLNPSSFSGNVLVTKILSIFENSLSILNQIKTENETTTPNSSMGQSGGSLFSNCSSDFFQEGSRKRKGLVRWTHQVRGCEQAGLQGPLDDGYGWRKYGQKEILGAKYPRAYYKCSYRTSQNCLAMKQVQRSDLNSSIFNVTYIGNHSCTEISELLSGQYTPNKQEHSHGHRQIYQEQREDKTLEETYINFQESSVQTANKKDNKLECYPSFSIYSTTSLLSANIRNGGLETRENHFVSTSTKMEICSPTTTHISTPTTAGSNNKIHDFGGYHCEGELLQTNDDPLGLEELDQMIISLLAPIATSSANNDHPIQGSPWDWDFPESC comes from the exons ATGGTTGAGAACATCAACATGGATCAAAAGGCGCCTTGGCTTATCAAAGAAATAATTCAAGCAAGAGAGCTAGTAATGGAACTTCAAACTCACCttaatccttcttctttttctggtAACGTCTTAGTAACCAAAATCTTATCTATATTTGAGAATTCTCTTTCGATACTGAATCAAATAAAGACGGAAAATGAAACTACTACTCCCAACTCTTCCATGGGTCAGTCCGGAGGAAGCCTTTTTAGCAATTGCTCTTCTGATTTTTTCCAAGAAGGTTCAAGAAAGAG GAAAGGGTTAGTAAGATGGACACACCAAGTACGTGGTTGTGAACAAGCGGGGTTACAAGGACCCCTAGATGATGGCTATGGATGGCGAAAATATGGGCAGAAAGAGATTCTTGGAGCCAAATACCCCAG AGCTTATTACAAGTGTAGTTACCGTACCAGTCAAAATTGCTTAGCGATGAAACAAGTTCAACGATCCGATCTAAACTCGTCTATTTTCAATGTCACGTATATTGGAAACCACAGCTGCACTGAGATATCAGAACTACTTTCGGGGCAATATACACCAAATAAACAAGAACATAGTCATGGTCATCGCCAAATTTATCAAGAACAAAGGGAAGATAAAACATTAGAAGAAACGTATATAAACTTTCAAGAATCTAGTGTTCAAACTGCAAACAAAAAAGACAACAAGCTTGAGTGCTATCCTTCCTTTTCTATCTATTCTACTACTTCATTACTCTCGGCCAATATTCGCAATGGTGGCTTAGAAACTAGAGAAAATCATTTCGTATCTACTTCAACTAAAATGGAAATCTGTTCTCCTACTACTACACACATAAGTACTCCCACAACTGCAGGATCCAACAATAAAATACACGATTTTGGAGGTTACCATTGTGAAGGGGAGTTACTACAAACTAATGATGATCCCCTTGGCCTTGAAGAACTTGATCAAATGATTATTTCACTATTAGCTCCAATTGCAACATCATCCGCTAACAATGATCATCCGATTCAAGGCTCTCCTTGGGATTGGGATTTCCCAGAATCATGTTAG